One window of the Actinomycetota bacterium genome contains the following:
- a CDS encoding NapC/NirT family cytochrome c has product MRFGLFGDILLLSVSHVIYNVFPAVKDGLTMVLGIPRLFVAYSGKGVRRTGFLVATACCAAIALACAPAVLATTVVPPHVPTELETDACAICHRAHTAASDITRTIEGSSGDTTRTALIVGVYSGAADTQLCFSCHGVEGLGSAIDVQSDFEASSAHSIAPSPSEFGPSPKRCSSCHDSHGSQRMPGGMPYPALLSVVASQGSTVTINSGDAFCAACHGIREGSSFSGIEVWRRTAHAAEMTAPASGTGVTCSNCHVSHGSPVAPLIRTVVAPPAAPSTQTVAANDRTFCFTCHAGAQGTFPGRTVFEFTVHGMAPATLAIAGEWASAESSRTIGECQTCHNPMGRTDTAGNLFPRLLERPGRELCDACHSSTSALATVAADIAQFRFPPAEAPRLEVAVAYNAGREPSVFDRLALYSQPTTGTAPQRLVGPREFDVPGVAADMASGDIRGLGFSELVIADSVARRLTLATPDPLAGVTVSTVSITTTPSMVAIGDVILDGSGRPEVVVVSRSADATANSTLWLYRWDATGGGLAEIGGPIALDDDVSGIAIGRLTRADRSDIAITATSGPSISVYSESVTTPGQLGAIPVRSYTATEGVLAGPRGPSIGDASQDSPGNEIAVANSLETTDTVSIFSVSTGLVGSYAATGPAGAVAWDTLIADVLPEVAGAETVVALRNSGGTSGINVFERDSAAGLVTPPVFSATGLGYATASLAFGDVDSAVGGRGELVVANAGSWGPLRTDRHVAPSVQVFRANAAGDALVAPVTYSAGGAERAGSTPAVAVVDLGGVGASRHPVSVARDATQPFTAHVSTESPPAELHVECVDCHSPHAATSTPTPRNATAPAVYGTLRGVWGVDARFDTTSTITYLQRQGVRYEHEVCFECHSGWSRAPGGPDDIAMQFNVNNPSFHLIQSGTSQAENTPGSFVATTPALTTSTVLYCVDCHGNSDPTKPRGPHTSEAAPLLSREYWGARPDDEAMLCYSCHRYTVYFTGTEDLVPASTSNFRDPSLAEPRLHSLHTSGAGLACSTCHVSHGSRQNTHLIRTGLGWVESPTGGSCATQCHAGGIETYSR; this is encoded by the coding sequence GTGCGTTTCGGGTTATTCGGCGATATACTGCTACTCAGTGTCAGTCACGTGATATACAACGTCTTTCCGGCAGTCAAGGACGGTCTCACGATGGTGCTAGGGATACCGCGACTCTTTGTCGCGTATTCGGGCAAGGGTGTTCGGCGCACCGGGTTCCTGGTGGCTACTGCATGCTGCGCCGCTATAGCCCTCGCTTGTGCCCCGGCAGTTCTAGCCACAACCGTCGTACCTCCCCATGTGCCTACCGAGCTCGAGACTGACGCATGCGCTATCTGTCATCGTGCCCACACAGCGGCGAGCGACATCACTAGGACCATCGAAGGCAGCTCCGGCGACACCACCCGCACTGCGCTCATTGTCGGCGTGTACTCGGGTGCCGCCGATACGCAACTATGCTTCTCATGTCACGGGGTCGAAGGCCTGGGCTCGGCAATCGACGTGCAATCGGATTTCGAGGCTTCCTCGGCGCACAGTATCGCTCCCTCGCCTTCCGAGTTCGGTCCATCGCCGAAGCGATGCTCTTCCTGCCACGACAGTCACGGCTCCCAGCGGATGCCCGGCGGGATGCCCTATCCGGCACTGCTGAGCGTGGTTGCAAGTCAGGGCAGCACCGTCACGATCAACTCCGGCGATGCTTTCTGCGCCGCGTGTCATGGCATCCGGGAGGGCAGTAGCTTCAGCGGCATCGAAGTATGGCGCAGGACCGCCCATGCTGCCGAGATGACCGCCCCGGCCTCCGGAACCGGTGTGACCTGCTCCAACTGCCATGTGTCCCACGGGTCTCCAGTCGCCCCGCTCATCAGGACCGTTGTCGCTCCGCCAGCCGCGCCATCGACTCAGACGGTTGCTGCCAATGATCGCACCTTCTGCTTCACTTGCCATGCGGGGGCTCAGGGCACATTCCCTGGCCGCACGGTGTTCGAGTTCACTGTTCACGGGATGGCTCCGGCAACTCTCGCGATCGCGGGCGAGTGGGCCTCGGCGGAATCAAGCCGCACCATCGGCGAATGCCAGACCTGCCACAATCCGATGGGGCGCACTGACACGGCGGGCAACCTCTTCCCGAGGTTGCTGGAGCGACCCGGCCGCGAACTTTGCGATGCTTGCCACAGCAGCACCTCCGCACTCGCGACGGTCGCAGCCGACATCGCGCAGTTCCGCTTCCCACCTGCCGAGGCACCCAGGCTTGAGGTCGCAGTCGCGTACAACGCTGGCCGTGAGCCGAGCGTTTTCGACCGACTTGCACTCTACTCTCAGCCGACGACAGGCACCGCACCTCAGAGATTGGTGGGACCCCGGGAGTTCGATGTCCCAGGGGTGGCTGCTGACATGGCCTCCGGCGACATTCGAGGACTGGGCTTCAGCGAACTTGTGATCGCGGACTCCGTCGCCCGCCGCTTGACGCTCGCGACACCTGATCCGCTGGCCGGGGTGACGGTTTCCACGGTTTCCATAACCACGACTCCATCGATGGTCGCCATCGGCGACGTGATCCTTGACGGCTCTGGAAGACCCGAGGTGGTCGTGGTGTCCCGCTCGGCAGATGCGACTGCCAACAGCACGCTTTGGCTCTACCGCTGGGATGCCACTGGCGGCGGACTTGCCGAGATCGGCGGCCCCATCGCGCTCGATGACGATGTGTCCGGAATCGCGATTGGGCGCTTGACCCGCGCCGACAGGAGCGACATCGCTATCACCGCCACAAGCGGCCCGTCGATCAGTGTGTACAGCGAGTCTGTGACGACCCCCGGGCAGCTAGGGGCGATCCCAGTGCGCAGCTACACCGCCACCGAGGGCGTCCTGGCGGGTCCGCGGGGCCCGAGCATCGGCGATGCGAGCCAGGACAGCCCCGGCAACGAGATCGCGGTTGCCAACTCGCTCGAGACTACGGACACGGTGTCGATCTTCAGCGTCAGCACCGGGTTGGTGGGGTCTTATGCTGCTACCGGACCGGCAGGAGCGGTCGCGTGGGACACGCTCATCGCTGATGTCCTTCCCGAAGTCGCAGGCGCCGAGACGGTCGTTGCTCTGCGCAACAGTGGCGGCACAAGTGGTATCAACGTGTTCGAGCGCGATTCCGCCGCTGGCCTCGTGACGCCTCCGGTTTTCTCGGCGACTGGGCTGGGTTATGCGACCGCCTCACTCGCGTTTGGCGATGTTGACTCGGCGGTTGGTGGCCGCGGTGAGCTCGTGGTAGCCAACGCTGGGTCCTGGGGCCCGCTGCGGACCGATCGCCATGTGGCCCCCTCGGTGCAGGTGTTCCGCGCGAACGCCGCGGGAGATGCGCTTGTAGCACCGGTGACTTACAGTGCCGGAGGCGCCGAGAGGGCCGGTAGCACGCCTGCCGTGGCAGTCGTCGACCTGGGAGGTGTCGGGGCTTCTCGGCATCCTGTGTCGGTCGCAAGGGACGCGACGCAGCCGTTCACCGCGCATGTCTCCACCGAGAGTCCACCGGCTGAGCTGCACGTCGAGTGCGTGGATTGCCACAGTCCGCACGCTGCGACAAGCACGCCTACCCCGCGAAATGCCACTGCACCCGCCGTTTACGGCACCCTGCGTGGAGTATGGGGTGTGGATGCGCGGTTCGATACGACTTCGACGATCACATACCTCCAGCGGCAAGGGGTCCGCTACGAGCACGAGGTCTGCTTCGAGTGCCACTCCGGCTGGAGTCGCGCTCCAGGAGGTCCGGATGACATCGCAATGCAGTTCAACGTGAACAACCCATCGTTCCACCTGATCCAGTCGGGCACATCTCAAGCCGAGAACACGCCAGGCTCGTTCGTAGCTACCACGCCGGCGTTGACGACCTCGACGGTGCTGTACTGTGTGGACTGCCACGGCAATAGCGACCCAACAAAACCGCGCGGCCCTCACACCAGCGAGGCCGCTCCACTGCTAAGCAGGGAGTACTGGGGCGCGCGTCCCGATGATGAGGCGATGCTGTGTTACTCATGTCACAGGTACACGGTTTACTTCACCGGCACCGAGGACCTTGTGCCCGCATCCACCAGCAACTTCAGAGACCCCAGCTTGGCTGAGCCCAGATTGCACTCGCTGCACACAAGTGGGGCAGGACTTGCGTGTTCTACCTGTCACGTGTCCCACGGCTCGCGACAGAACACACATCTGATAAGGACTGGGCTGGGTTGGGTCGAGTCGCCGACAGGCGGGAGCTGCGCTACTCAGTGTCACGCAGGGGGAATCGAAACCTACTCGCGTTAG